In Apteryx mantelli isolate bAptMan1 chromosome 26, bAptMan1.hap1, whole genome shotgun sequence, a single window of DNA contains:
- the LOC106485733 gene encoding uncharacterized protein isoform X7 — protein MEPADNSDTAALPLPNLIPRHRELIPTPCGPIKPCSELSFPVKIYFCVTVLSLLSVIGLTIETLTQQTEEDFTISFIQLVGVVSCVYYVTRGILQENRQELVVFVLSILLVMFRSIVNFTVLSAEQKPKLLARFILILLVGSFDVICAIILIQSESMMAFRVGGALESLQSQYFMLNLCFSMLTFDLQAQLCLCVLLTSLPAITLLHNIISATGVLWACLKVTISIIAILKELKPLVWIFLSQNVPEVVYLIYLLYMLQEIHNLHESGKYYKCWFN, from the exons ATGGAGCCGGCCGACAATAG CGACACCGCAGCCCTTCCTCTGCCGAACCTCATACCCCGGCACCGGGAGCTCATCCCCACTCCCTGCGGCCCC atAAAGCCTTGTTCAGAGCTATCATTTCCTGTCAAGATCTACTTCTGTGTGACTGTTTTGTCTCTGCTGAGTGTAATAGGGCTCACCATTGAGACACTCACTCAACAAACTGAGGAAGATTTCACCATTTCTTTTATACAGTTAGTTGGAGTTG tGTCCTGTGTATACTACGTGACTAGAGGAATTCTGCAGGAGAATCGCCAGGAACTCGTTGTCTTTGTTCTTTCCATCTTGCTAGTGATGTTTCGATCCATTGTCAACTTCACAGTTCTCTCAGCTGAACAGAAGCCAAAACTCCTG GCCCGCTTCATTCTGATTCTCTTGGTTGGCTCCTTCGATGTGATCTGTGCCATCATCCTCATTCAGAGTGAAAGCATGATGGCCTTCCGAGTGGGCGGTGCTCTAGAAAGCTTACAGTCACAATACTTCATGCTGAACCTCTGTTTTTCCATGTTGACCTTTGATCTTCAGGCACAG CTCTGCTTGTGTGTTCTGCTGACAAGCCTGCCTGCGATCACCCTTCTACATAACATCATCTCAGCAACAGGAGTCCTTTGGGCATGCCTGAAAGTGACCATTAGCATCATCGCA ATTCTAAAAGAACTGAAACCTCTGGTGTGGATTTTTCTAAGCCAGAATGTACCTGAAGTAGTTTATCTCATCTACCTGCTTTACATG CTGCAGGAGATTCACAACCTACATGAGAGTGGAAAATATTATAAATGCTGGTTTAATTGA
- the LOC106485733 gene encoding uncharacterized protein isoform X2, with the protein MEPADNSDTAALPLPNLIPRHRELIPTPCGPIKPCSELSFPVKIYFCVTVLSLLSVIGLTIETLTQQTEEDFTISFIQLVGVVSCVYYVTRGILQENRQELVVFVLSILLVMFRSIVNFTVLSAEQKPKLLARFILILLVGSFDVICAIILIQSESMMAFRVGGALESLQSQYFMLNLCFSMLTFDLQAQLCLCVLLTSLPAITLLHNIISATGVLWACLKVTISIIAILKELKPLVWIFLSQNVPEVVYLIYLLYMVITEWGKGNSYTLEAAVITGSCISVAIKSVLFWALIHVYRSFGQGLRERTAGDSQPT; encoded by the exons ATGGAGCCGGCCGACAATAG CGACACCGCAGCCCTTCCTCTGCCGAACCTCATACCCCGGCACCGGGAGCTCATCCCCACTCCCTGCGGCCCC atAAAGCCTTGTTCAGAGCTATCATTTCCTGTCAAGATCTACTTCTGTGTGACTGTTTTGTCTCTGCTGAGTGTAATAGGGCTCACCATTGAGACACTCACTCAACAAACTGAGGAAGATTTCACCATTTCTTTTATACAGTTAGTTGGAGTTG tGTCCTGTGTATACTACGTGACTAGAGGAATTCTGCAGGAGAATCGCCAGGAACTCGTTGTCTTTGTTCTTTCCATCTTGCTAGTGATGTTTCGATCCATTGTCAACTTCACAGTTCTCTCAGCTGAACAGAAGCCAAAACTCCTG GCCCGCTTCATTCTGATTCTCTTGGTTGGCTCCTTCGATGTGATCTGTGCCATCATCCTCATTCAGAGTGAAAGCATGATGGCCTTCCGAGTGGGCGGTGCTCTAGAAAGCTTACAGTCACAATACTTCATGCTGAACCTCTGTTTTTCCATGTTGACCTTTGATCTTCAGGCACAG CTCTGCTTGTGTGTTCTGCTGACAAGCCTGCCTGCGATCACCCTTCTACATAACATCATCTCAGCAACAGGAGTCCTTTGGGCATGCCTGAAAGTGACCATTAGCATCATCGCA ATTCTAAAAGAACTGAAACCTCTGGTGTGGATTTTTCTAAGCCAGAATGTACCTGAAGTAGTTTATCTCATCTACCTGCTTTACATG GTGATAACAGAGTGGGGCAAAGGGAATTCTTACACTCTGGAAGCTGCTGTCATTACTGGCTCCTGCATTTCTGTTGcaataaaatctgttttgttttgggcgTTGATTCATGTCtaccgcagctttgggcaggggCTGAGAGAAAGAA CTGCAGGAGATTCACAACCTACATGA
- the LOC106485733 gene encoding uncharacterized protein isoform X5, whose translation MEPADNSDTAALPLPNLIPRHRELIPTPCGPIKPCSELSFPVKIYFCVTVLSLLSVIGLTIETLTQQTEEDFTISFIQLVGVVSCVYYVTRGILQENRQELVVFVLSILLVMFRSIVNFTVLSAEQKPKLLARFILILLVGSFDVICAIILIQSESMMAFRVGGALESLQSQYFMLNLCFSMLTFDLQAQLCLCVLLTSLPAITLLHNIISATGVLWACLKVTISIIAILKELKPLVWIFLSQNVPEVVYLIYLLYMCFLPMEGSTPEHPPCVQSAALTK comes from the exons ATGGAGCCGGCCGACAATAG CGACACCGCAGCCCTTCCTCTGCCGAACCTCATACCCCGGCACCGGGAGCTCATCCCCACTCCCTGCGGCCCC atAAAGCCTTGTTCAGAGCTATCATTTCCTGTCAAGATCTACTTCTGTGTGACTGTTTTGTCTCTGCTGAGTGTAATAGGGCTCACCATTGAGACACTCACTCAACAAACTGAGGAAGATTTCACCATTTCTTTTATACAGTTAGTTGGAGTTG tGTCCTGTGTATACTACGTGACTAGAGGAATTCTGCAGGAGAATCGCCAGGAACTCGTTGTCTTTGTTCTTTCCATCTTGCTAGTGATGTTTCGATCCATTGTCAACTTCACAGTTCTCTCAGCTGAACAGAAGCCAAAACTCCTG GCCCGCTTCATTCTGATTCTCTTGGTTGGCTCCTTCGATGTGATCTGTGCCATCATCCTCATTCAGAGTGAAAGCATGATGGCCTTCCGAGTGGGCGGTGCTCTAGAAAGCTTACAGTCACAATACTTCATGCTGAACCTCTGTTTTTCCATGTTGACCTTTGATCTTCAGGCACAG CTCTGCTTGTGTGTTCTGCTGACAAGCCTGCCTGCGATCACCCTTCTACATAACATCATCTCAGCAACAGGAGTCCTTTGGGCATGCCTGAAAGTGACCATTAGCATCATCGCA ATTCTAAAAGAACTGAAACCTCTGGTGTGGATTTTTCTAAGCCAGAATGTACCTGAAGTAGTTTATCTCATCTACCTGCTTTACATG TGTTTTCTTCCTATGGAAGGATCGACTCCTGAGCATCCCCCTTGTGTTCAATCTGCAGCTCTCACAAAGTGA
- the LOC106485733 gene encoding uncharacterized protein isoform X4, whose product MEPADNSDTAALPLPNLIPRHRELIPTPCGPIKPCSELSFPVKIYFCVTVLSLLSVIGLTIETLTQQTEEDFTISFIQLVGVVSCVYYVTRGILQENRQELVVFVLSILLVMFRSIVNFTVLSAEQKPKLLARFILILLVGSFDVICAIILIQSESMMAFRVGGALESLQSQYFMLNLCFSMLTFDLQAQLCLCVLLTSLPAITLLHNIISATGVLWACLKVTISIIAVITEWGKGNSYTLEAAVITGSCISVAIKSVLFWALIHVYRSFGQGLRERMFSSYGRIDS is encoded by the exons ATGGAGCCGGCCGACAATAG CGACACCGCAGCCCTTCCTCTGCCGAACCTCATACCCCGGCACCGGGAGCTCATCCCCACTCCCTGCGGCCCC atAAAGCCTTGTTCAGAGCTATCATTTCCTGTCAAGATCTACTTCTGTGTGACTGTTTTGTCTCTGCTGAGTGTAATAGGGCTCACCATTGAGACACTCACTCAACAAACTGAGGAAGATTTCACCATTTCTTTTATACAGTTAGTTGGAGTTG tGTCCTGTGTATACTACGTGACTAGAGGAATTCTGCAGGAGAATCGCCAGGAACTCGTTGTCTTTGTTCTTTCCATCTTGCTAGTGATGTTTCGATCCATTGTCAACTTCACAGTTCTCTCAGCTGAACAGAAGCCAAAACTCCTG GCCCGCTTCATTCTGATTCTCTTGGTTGGCTCCTTCGATGTGATCTGTGCCATCATCCTCATTCAGAGTGAAAGCATGATGGCCTTCCGAGTGGGCGGTGCTCTAGAAAGCTTACAGTCACAATACTTCATGCTGAACCTCTGTTTTTCCATGTTGACCTTTGATCTTCAGGCACAG CTCTGCTTGTGTGTTCTGCTGACAAGCCTGCCTGCGATCACCCTTCTACATAACATCATCTCAGCAACAGGAGTCCTTTGGGCATGCCTGAAAGTGACCATTAGCATCATCGCA GTGATAACAGAGTGGGGCAAAGGGAATTCTTACACTCTGGAAGCTGCTGTCATTACTGGCTCCTGCATTTCTGTTGcaataaaatctgttttgttttgggcgTTGATTCATGTCtaccgcagctttgggcaggggCTGAGAGAAAGAA TGTTTTCTTCCTATGGAAGGATCGACTCCTGA
- the LOC106485733 gene encoding uncharacterized protein isoform X1 encodes MEPADNSDTAALPLPNLIPRHRELIPTPCGPIKPCSELSFPVKIYFCVTVLSLLSVIGLTIETLTQQTEEDFTISFIQLVGVVSCVYYVTRGILQENRQELVVFVLSILLVMFRSIVNFTVLSAEQKPKLLARFILILLVGSFDVICAIILIQSESMMAFRVGGALESLQSQYFMLNLCFSMLTFDLQAQLCLCVLLTSLPAITLLHNIISATGVLWACLKVTISIIAILKELKPLVWIFLSQNVPEVVYLIYLLYMVITEWGKGNSYTLEAAVITGSCISVAIKSVLFWALIHVYRSFGQGLRERMFSSYGRIDS; translated from the exons ATGGAGCCGGCCGACAATAG CGACACCGCAGCCCTTCCTCTGCCGAACCTCATACCCCGGCACCGGGAGCTCATCCCCACTCCCTGCGGCCCC atAAAGCCTTGTTCAGAGCTATCATTTCCTGTCAAGATCTACTTCTGTGTGACTGTTTTGTCTCTGCTGAGTGTAATAGGGCTCACCATTGAGACACTCACTCAACAAACTGAGGAAGATTTCACCATTTCTTTTATACAGTTAGTTGGAGTTG tGTCCTGTGTATACTACGTGACTAGAGGAATTCTGCAGGAGAATCGCCAGGAACTCGTTGTCTTTGTTCTTTCCATCTTGCTAGTGATGTTTCGATCCATTGTCAACTTCACAGTTCTCTCAGCTGAACAGAAGCCAAAACTCCTG GCCCGCTTCATTCTGATTCTCTTGGTTGGCTCCTTCGATGTGATCTGTGCCATCATCCTCATTCAGAGTGAAAGCATGATGGCCTTCCGAGTGGGCGGTGCTCTAGAAAGCTTACAGTCACAATACTTCATGCTGAACCTCTGTTTTTCCATGTTGACCTTTGATCTTCAGGCACAG CTCTGCTTGTGTGTTCTGCTGACAAGCCTGCCTGCGATCACCCTTCTACATAACATCATCTCAGCAACAGGAGTCCTTTGGGCATGCCTGAAAGTGACCATTAGCATCATCGCA ATTCTAAAAGAACTGAAACCTCTGGTGTGGATTTTTCTAAGCCAGAATGTACCTGAAGTAGTTTATCTCATCTACCTGCTTTACATG GTGATAACAGAGTGGGGCAAAGGGAATTCTTACACTCTGGAAGCTGCTGTCATTACTGGCTCCTGCATTTCTGTTGcaataaaatctgttttgttttgggcgTTGATTCATGTCtaccgcagctttgggcaggggCTGAGAGAAAGAA TGTTTTCTTCCTATGGAAGGATCGACTCCTGA
- the LOC106485733 gene encoding uncharacterized protein isoform X6, which translates to MEPADNSDTAALPLPNLIPRHRELIPTPCGPIKPCSELSFPVKIYFCVTVLSLLSVIGLTIETLTQQTEEDFTISFIQLVGVVSCVYYVTRGILQENRQELVVFVLSILLVMFRSIVNFTVLSAEQKPKLLARFILILLVGSFDVICAIILIQSESMMAFRVGGALESLQSQYFMLNLCFSMLTFDLQAQLCLCVLLTSLPAITLLHNIISATGVLWACLKVTISIIAILKELKPLVWIFLSQNVPEVVYLIYLLYMQVRPTSSGSTFQTGTTSNCLS; encoded by the exons ATGGAGCCGGCCGACAATAG CGACACCGCAGCCCTTCCTCTGCCGAACCTCATACCCCGGCACCGGGAGCTCATCCCCACTCCCTGCGGCCCC atAAAGCCTTGTTCAGAGCTATCATTTCCTGTCAAGATCTACTTCTGTGTGACTGTTTTGTCTCTGCTGAGTGTAATAGGGCTCACCATTGAGACACTCACTCAACAAACTGAGGAAGATTTCACCATTTCTTTTATACAGTTAGTTGGAGTTG tGTCCTGTGTATACTACGTGACTAGAGGAATTCTGCAGGAGAATCGCCAGGAACTCGTTGTCTTTGTTCTTTCCATCTTGCTAGTGATGTTTCGATCCATTGTCAACTTCACAGTTCTCTCAGCTGAACAGAAGCCAAAACTCCTG GCCCGCTTCATTCTGATTCTCTTGGTTGGCTCCTTCGATGTGATCTGTGCCATCATCCTCATTCAGAGTGAAAGCATGATGGCCTTCCGAGTGGGCGGTGCTCTAGAAAGCTTACAGTCACAATACTTCATGCTGAACCTCTGTTTTTCCATGTTGACCTTTGATCTTCAGGCACAG CTCTGCTTGTGTGTTCTGCTGACAAGCCTGCCTGCGATCACCCTTCTACATAACATCATCTCAGCAACAGGAGTCCTTTGGGCATGCCTGAAAGTGACCATTAGCATCATCGCA ATTCTAAAAGAACTGAAACCTCTGGTGTGGATTTTTCTAAGCCAGAATGTACCTGAAGTAGTTTATCTCATCTACCTGCTTTACATG CAGGTACGTCCTACCTCTTCAGGATCAACTTTCCAGACAGGAACCACATCAAATTGCTTGAGCTGA
- the LOC106485733 gene encoding uncharacterized protein isoform X3 yields MEPADNSDTAALPLPNLIPRHRELIPTPCGPIKPCSELSFPVKIYFCVTVLSLLSVIGLTIETLTQQTEEDFTISFIQLVGVVSCVYYVTRGILQENRQELVVFVLSILLVMFRSIVNFTVLSAEQKPKLLARFILILLVGSFDVICAIILIQSESMMAFRVGGALESLQSQYFMLNLCFSMLTFDLQAQLCLCVLLTSLPAITLLHNIISATGVLWACLKVTISIIAILKELKPLVWIFLSQNVPEVVYLIYLLYMVIHETYLLDNRGQDWRPSLHYGVLKTQNMMPHS; encoded by the exons ATGGAGCCGGCCGACAATAG CGACACCGCAGCCCTTCCTCTGCCGAACCTCATACCCCGGCACCGGGAGCTCATCCCCACTCCCTGCGGCCCC atAAAGCCTTGTTCAGAGCTATCATTTCCTGTCAAGATCTACTTCTGTGTGACTGTTTTGTCTCTGCTGAGTGTAATAGGGCTCACCATTGAGACACTCACTCAACAAACTGAGGAAGATTTCACCATTTCTTTTATACAGTTAGTTGGAGTTG tGTCCTGTGTATACTACGTGACTAGAGGAATTCTGCAGGAGAATCGCCAGGAACTCGTTGTCTTTGTTCTTTCCATCTTGCTAGTGATGTTTCGATCCATTGTCAACTTCACAGTTCTCTCAGCTGAACAGAAGCCAAAACTCCTG GCCCGCTTCATTCTGATTCTCTTGGTTGGCTCCTTCGATGTGATCTGTGCCATCATCCTCATTCAGAGTGAAAGCATGATGGCCTTCCGAGTGGGCGGTGCTCTAGAAAGCTTACAGTCACAATACTTCATGCTGAACCTCTGTTTTTCCATGTTGACCTTTGATCTTCAGGCACAG CTCTGCTTGTGTGTTCTGCTGACAAGCCTGCCTGCGATCACCCTTCTACATAACATCATCTCAGCAACAGGAGTCCTTTGGGCATGCCTGAAAGTGACCATTAGCATCATCGCA ATTCTAAAAGAACTGAAACCTCTGGTGTGGATTTTTCTAAGCCAGAATGTACCTGAAGTAGTTTATCTCATCTACCTGCTTTACATGGTAATTCATGAAACTTACTTGCTTGATAATAGAGGGCAAGACTGGAGGCCTTCTCTTCATTATGGGGTCCTCAAGACCCAAAACATGATGCCTCATTCATGA
- the SLC35E2B gene encoding solute carrier family 35 member E2B isoform X1 yields the protein MSTVASTQTLEESNPPLLEEKPKEKALFQLGSFFANRSEKFVIARSDSVPEENVLKITITETTVIESDLGIWNSHALIYLTLWFFFSFCTLFLNKYILSLLEGEPSMLGAVQMLSTTFIGCIKMFVPCCLYQHKTRISYPPNFIMIMLFVGLMRFATVVLGLVSLKNVAVSFAETVKSSAPIFTVIMSRMILGEYTGLLVNLSLIPVMGGLALCTATEISFNILGFSAALSTNIMDCLQNVFSKKLLSGDKYRFSAPELQFYTSAAAVVMLIPAWIFFMDVPVIGRSGRSFSYSQDVIVLLLIDGVLFHLQSVTAYALMGKISPVTFSVASTVKHALSIWLSIIVFGNKITSLSAIGTVLVTIGVLLYNKAKQHQQETIHSLAVAAPQPAQSTIEDTEPLISKDLKPYD from the exons ATGTCAACTGTAGCAAGTACTCAGACACTGGAGGAATCTAATCCTCCCCTCCTTGaagaaaagccaaaggaaaaagCATTATTTCAGTTGGGCTCCTTCTTTGCTAACAGGAGTGAAAAATTTGTAATTGCTAGGAGTGATAGTGTACCGGAGGAGAATGTTCTGAAAATAACTATCACAGAGACTACAGTCATTGAGTCAGACTTGGGCATCTGGAATTCTCATGCTCTCATCTACCTCACTTTGTggtttttcttcagcttttgcaCTCTTTTTCTTAACAAATACATTCTTTCATTACTGGAAGGAGAGCCCAGCATGCTAG GTGCTGTTCAAATGCTTTCAACCACCTTCATTGGCTGTATTAAAATGTTTGTTCCATGCTGTTTGTACCAGCACAAAACACGCATCTCGTATCCACCGAATTTCATTATGATAATGCTGTTTGTTGGATTAATGAG ATTTGCGACGGTAGTGTTAGGGCTTGTCAGCTTGAAAAATGTGGCTGTTTCGTTTGCAGAAACAGTTAAGAGCTCTGCACCTATTTTTACTGTTATTATGTCTCGAATGATATTAGGGGAATACACTG GACTGCTGGTTAATCTTTCTCTCATCCCTGTTATGGGTGGGCTAGCTCTGTGTACAGCTACTGAAATCAGTTTCAACATTCTGGGTTTCTCAGCGGCTTTATCTACTAATATCATGGACTG tttgcaaaaTGTCTTTTCCAAAAAACTGCTCAGTGGAGATAAATACAGATTTTC AGCCCCAGAGCTTCAGTTCTATACCAGTGCTGCTGCAGTGGTTATGCTTATTCCGGCTTGGATATTTTTTATG GATGTGCCGGTAATTGGGAGAAGTGGAAGGAGCTTCAGCTACAGTCAAGATGTCATTGTACTTCTCTTAATAGATGGAGTCTTGTTCCACCTGCAAAGTGTTACTGCCTATGCCTTGATGGGAAAAATTTCCCCTGTGACTTTCAG TGTTGCTAGTACTGTGAAGCATGCACTATCAATCTGGCTAAGTATTATTGTGTTTGGTAACAAAATCACAAGCCTCTCAGCCATTGGGACTGTTCTAGTGACAATTGGAGTTCTACTATATAACAAGGCAAAGCAGCATCAGCAAGAAACGATACACAGCCTGGCTGTTGCAGCCCCGCAACCTGCACAAAGTACGATTGAAGATACTGAGCCGCTAATTTCTAAGGATTTGAAACCATATGATTGA
- the SLC35E2B gene encoding solute carrier family 35 member E2B isoform X2 has translation MSTVASTQTLEESNPPLLEEKPKEKALFQLGSFFANRSEKFVIARSDSVPEENVLKITITETTVIESDLGIWNSHALIYLTLWFFFSFCTLFLNKYILSLLEGEPSMLGAVQMLSTTFIGCIKMFVPCCLYQHKTRISYPPNFIMIMLFVGLMRFATVVLGLVSLKNVAVSFAETVKSSAPIFTVIMSRMILGEYTGLLVNLSLIPVMGGLALCTATEISFNILGFSAALSTNIMDCLQNVFSKKLLSGDKYRFSAPELQFYTSAAAVVMLIPAWIFFMDVPVIGRSGRSFSYSQDVIVLLLIDGVLFHLQSVTAYALMGKISPVTFRAGRKNPLLSQQMTYFGLRLVQVNYENDSMPPNDDEQLFLTTKLARKSNFFFFYMKMLRLS, from the exons ATGTCAACTGTAGCAAGTACTCAGACACTGGAGGAATCTAATCCTCCCCTCCTTGaagaaaagccaaaggaaaaagCATTATTTCAGTTGGGCTCCTTCTTTGCTAACAGGAGTGAAAAATTTGTAATTGCTAGGAGTGATAGTGTACCGGAGGAGAATGTTCTGAAAATAACTATCACAGAGACTACAGTCATTGAGTCAGACTTGGGCATCTGGAATTCTCATGCTCTCATCTACCTCACTTTGTggtttttcttcagcttttgcaCTCTTTTTCTTAACAAATACATTCTTTCATTACTGGAAGGAGAGCCCAGCATGCTAG GTGCTGTTCAAATGCTTTCAACCACCTTCATTGGCTGTATTAAAATGTTTGTTCCATGCTGTTTGTACCAGCACAAAACACGCATCTCGTATCCACCGAATTTCATTATGATAATGCTGTTTGTTGGATTAATGAG ATTTGCGACGGTAGTGTTAGGGCTTGTCAGCTTGAAAAATGTGGCTGTTTCGTTTGCAGAAACAGTTAAGAGCTCTGCACCTATTTTTACTGTTATTATGTCTCGAATGATATTAGGGGAATACACTG GACTGCTGGTTAATCTTTCTCTCATCCCTGTTATGGGTGGGCTAGCTCTGTGTACAGCTACTGAAATCAGTTTCAACATTCTGGGTTTCTCAGCGGCTTTATCTACTAATATCATGGACTG tttgcaaaaTGTCTTTTCCAAAAAACTGCTCAGTGGAGATAAATACAGATTTTC AGCCCCAGAGCTTCAGTTCTATACCAGTGCTGCTGCAGTGGTTATGCTTATTCCGGCTTGGATATTTTTTATG GATGTGCCGGTAATTGGGAGAAGTGGAAGGAGCTTCAGCTACAGTCAAGATGTCATTGTACTTCTCTTAATAGATGGAGTCTTGTTCCACCTGCAAAGTGTTACTGCCTATGCCTTGATGGGAAAAATTTCCCCTGTGACTTTCAG AGCTGGAAGGAAGAACCCCCTCCTCTCCCAACAAATGACTTATTTTGGTCTACGCTTAGTTCAAGTAAACTATGAAAATGATTCCATGCCCCCAAATGATGATGAGCAGCTATTTCTGACTACAAAGCTAGCaaggaaaagcaattttttttttttctacatgaaAATGTTGCGGCTTAGTTGA